The sequence GCAGCGTCACGGTTGCCGCCGGCAAGCTGATCCTCAGCGGCGGATCGGCTGTTGGTGACACCTCGGCAGTCACCATCAGCAATTCCTCGACGCTCGAGCTGGCAGCCAATGAGACCATCGGCTCGCTGGCGGGTACCAGCGGTACGATCCTGACGCTGGGTAGCAATGCCCTGACCATCGGCGGCAACAACAGCAACACCACGTTCGCTGGCTCCATCGGCGGCACTGGCGGCGGCCTGACCAAAATCGGCAGCGGCACGCTGACACTTTCCGGCATCAATACCAACACTGGCGCGATCCAGATATCTGCTGGCGGCCTGACCGTAAGTGGTGGTAGTGCCATTGCCAACACTGCCAGTGTGACCGTGTCATCAGGTGCCACATTCACCTTGTCGACCAACGAAACCATAGGTTCCCTGGCCGGCGCTGGCACGGTGGAATTGGGCAGCTCCACGCTGAGCAGCGGCAGTACGGGCGTCAGCACGACGTTCAGCGGCACCGCCACCGGTACCGGTAACCTGACCAAGACCGGCAGCGGCACCCTCACGCTGAGCGGTACCAACAGCTACACCAACACGACGGTGAGCGGTGGCGGTACGGTCAGCATCACCGACGCCAGCAACATTGGCACCGGCACGATAACCATAGGCAACGGCAGCATCTTGTTGGTTACGGGTGACAACGTCACGCTGAGCAACAACTTCACCAGCGCCGCTGGTGGCGGCAAGATCAGCAATGCCAACGCGGTGACCTTGTCCGGTGTGGTGTCCGGCGGCTCGCTCTTCACCAAAGAAGGCGCTGGTGTACTGACGCTTTCAGCAGCCAACACGCTCAACGGCGGAACAGAGGTATCAGCAGGCACGCTGATGCTGACGGGCTCGTTGACCGCTACGAATCATGTCACAGTCATGAGCGGCGCCACGCTCGCGGGTACCGGCACCATCACGGCCGTCACTACCGTGACGGTGGCTAGTGGTGCAACGTTGGCGCCGGGGATCACGGGGGTCAACAACGGTGTTGGTACGCTGACGATCAATGGCAACCTGGTGATGGCTTCAGGCAGCACATTGGCGGTCGATATCAACGGCAGCACCGCCGGCAGTGGCTACGACCAGGTGATCGTCAACGGCACGGTCTCCGTGAGCGGTGCCACGCTCGCGGCCTCCCACAGCTACACGGCCAGCAACGGCGATACCTACCGAATCGTCGACAATGACGCGGCCGATGGGACCACGGGTACCTTCAGCGGCATGGCCGAAGGCAGCACGCTGACAGCCGCAGGCAATGGCACGGTCCTGACCGGCAGCTACATCGGCGGCGATGGCAACGACTTCACGCTGACGGCACCGGTCGCGCCGGTTGTGACCGGTGTATCGTCCAGCACCGCCAATGGCACCTACAAGATCGGTGATGTGGTCACCATCACCGTCACGTTTGACACCACGGTGTGGGTCACAGGCATACCGCAGCTGCAGCTGGAAACCGGCGCCACAGACCATTGGCTGGACTACGTGTCTGGCTCGGGCACAGACACATTGACGTTCAGCTACACCGTCCAGGCTGGCGATAGCTCCGCAGACTTGGACTATGTCTCGTCCTCGGCGCTGGTGCTCAACGGCGGCACTATTCGTAGTGGCGCCAACACCGATGCCTTGCTGAACCTGGCCAATCCTGGTGCCGCCGGCTCTCTGGGCGGCAACAAAGCACTGGTCATCGATGGTGTGCGCCCCACGGCCACAATTGTGGTGGCCAATGGCAATATGGGGATTGGTTCCACCTCCCTGGTGACCATCACCTTTAGCGAAGCCGTGGCCGGTTTCACCAATGCCGATCTGACCGTTGACAACGGCACTCTGAGCGCGGTCAGCAGCGGCGACGGCGGCATCACCTGGACTGCAACTTTCGCACCGGCGGCGGGTATCAGCAACGCCACAAACGTCATCAGGCTGAACAACAGTGGAGTGACCGACATGGTGGGCAATGGGGGCAGCGGAAGCACCGACTCCAACAACTACGTCATCGATCAACAGCCTCCTACGGCCACCAGCATCGTGCCGGAGAACACGTCCGCCAATAGCAACGCGGTCAGCTTCACCGTGACCTTCAGCGAGGACGTGAGTGGAGTGGACCGCAGTGATTTCAGCCTGGTACCTACCGGATCGGCCAGTGGCCAAATCGCCAGTGTCCTGCAGATCAATGCACGCACCTACACCGTGCATGTGCAAGGATTGAGTGGTGAAGGCACTGTGCGCCTGGATTTGAACAGCAGCGGTACCGGCATTGTCGATCAGGCGGGCAATGCCATTGTGGGCGGGATACAAGGCAGCATCCACTACGTCGACTGCGTGGCGCCTGCCGTTACCAGCGTCAATGTGCCTGCAAACGGCACTTATATCCCAGGCCAGAATCTGGACTTCACCGTCAACTTCAGCGAGAACGTGGCGGTCGATACCACCAGTGGCACGCCGCGCATTGCCGTGACGCTGGACACCGGAGGTACTGTGTACGCCAACTATGTGTCCGGATCTGGCAGCAGTGCTCTGGTGTTCCGGATGACCGTGGCCAGCGGTCAGCTGGATAGCAATGGCATCAGCCTGGGCAGTGCGGTGCAGCTCAATGGCGGCAGCATTCGTGACACCGCTGGCAACGACACCGTGGTGACCCTGAACAGCGTCGCTAGTACGACCGAGGTGCATGTTGACGGTGTGGTACCGGAGGTGGCCAGCGTCACCGTACCAGCTGATGGAAGCTACAAGGCAGGTGATGTGTTGACCTTCACCGTCAACGCCAGCGAATCAGTGCTCGTCGATACCCAGAGCGGTACGCCACGGCTGCGGTTGGATGTGGGCGGTAGCACCCGCTATGCCAGCTATGTGTCGGGCAGCGGCAGTGCGGCCCTGGTGTTCACCTACATCGTGCAGGCAGGCGACAACGATGGCGACGGTATCGCCCTCGCTGGCACGCTGGACCTCAACGGCGGCGCGGTGCGTGATGCCGCAGGCAACCCCCTGGCCATGGCCCTGAACGCCGTGGGCGCCACGGCGGGGATTGTGGTGGACACCACGGCGCCCACGGCGAGTCTGTCACTGGATAAAAGCCTGTTGAATGCACAGGGAACGGCGCAGCTGACGGTGCGCTTTAGCGAGGCGGTGACGGGCCTCACCACGGCGGACTTTACGGTGGCCAATGGCACGCTCAGCAATCTGCGCTCAGCCGATGGCGGCATCACCTGGACGGCGACATTCACACCGAACGCGGACATCACCGGCGGCACGAATCTCATCACGCTGAACAACACCGCTGTGACCGACCTGGCGGGCAATGCAGGCAGCGGAACCACCGACTCCAACAACTACGCCATAGATACCGAGCGACCTACTGCGACCATCACGGTTGCCGACAGCAGCCTTATCGCTGGCCAGACCTCGCAGGTCACCATCACCTTTAGCGAGGCGGTGACGGGCCTCACCACGACGGACTTCACGGTGGCCAACGGCACGCTCAGCAATCTGCGCTCAGCCGATGGCGGCATCACCTGGACGGCGACATTCACACCGACTGCAGGCATCACCGGCGGCACGAATCTCATCACGCTGGACAACACCGGTGTGCAGGATGGCGCAGGCAATACCGGCATGGGGACGACAAGTTCAAACAGCTACGCCATCGACACGGTGTTGCCGGATCAGCCCGTGTTGCAGGTGGAGAGCAATGTGGAGGGGAAAGCCACGGTGCGTGTGGATGCGCTGGTGGCAGGTGGGCACTGGGAGTACTCGCTGGATGGCGGTCAGACCTGGGCAGCTGGACAAGGGAATTCCGTAATCTTGCAAGGTGCAGGCGTTTATGCGCTGCAAGTGCGACAAAGTAGTGCGGTGGGGAATATGTCGACGGCTTCACTGCTGTCGATTGAAGTGTTCCCCGTGGTGGTGCCACCCACTGTGGCCTGGCCTTCTTTTGAAAGCGCGTGGGGCGGCAGCTTGCCAGGAGCTTTTGGTGCTTCAACGGGTGCTTCTGCGTGGGGATTGGGTGGTGAGCCTCCTGCGGAAAGTGCTGGCAGTCACACCTTCTTCGCTTTGGGCAACAGCGATGGCCGCGTGTGGGGCACATCCGGCTTGTCCTCGTTCTTCAGTGGTGGCGTGGCGAGTGAAAACCAGGAGCTTTCCCACGGTTTTCTAGGCGTTGGACACAGCGGTGCCGGTGTGTTTGGCGCATCCACCCTCTCCGGTCTTTTCGGCCTTGCCATGCCGGAGTCCGGAAAAGCAGACCCTGGCCCGGTGGTGCGCAATGCGGTGGATGCATTGGAAGCCGGTGCAGGCCAGCAGGTGGATTGGCAGGTGCCGCCCACCCTGTTTGGCCACAGCGATCCGCTGGCGAGCGTGCAGCTGTCTATGACGCAGGCCGATGGCCGAGCATTGCCGGCCTGGCTGAAGTTTGATGCGCGCACTGGCAAGCTCACCGGGACCATGCCCGAGGGCTTTCGGGGCGAGCTGGTGTTGCGCTTGACGGCCCGCGACAGCCAAGGCCATGCGGTGCACACCCCCATCAAGCTCAAGGCTGCAGAGGCTGCCCCTGTGGCCCGCACGGGTGTGGCGGAGCAATTGCAGCATGCTGCTCAGCTGCGTGCTGGCCAGATGACGGCCCAGCGTCTGCATATCTGATCCGGAGATGATGGCGCAGTGAATGCATCGATAACAACGGGCCGCGTGCACCCTGCAGCGCTGCTGCTGGAGCTGGGCCACCGGGCCCGGCAATCTGCCACGGTGCAGGAGCTGGAGTTCCTGCTGGTCAATGACAGCCGCTTGCTGTTGCCGTATCGGCAGGCCGTGTGGTGGACGCATCAATGGGGGGTGCAGGCTCTGTCCGGCGTGGTGCAGCCGGACCGCAACGTGCCCTATGCCCAGTGGGTGGCGCAGGTCTGCCGCCATCTGGTGCAGCAGCAAAGCGCCGCCTGTGTGCTGACGGCGGTCGATCTGCCTCCCGACTTGGCGTCGCAGTGGGCGCAATGGTGGCCGGCCCATGCGGTGTGGCTGCCCATGCACCTCAAGTCCGGGGCGGGTGAGGCCGCGGCCGCAGGTGTGTTGTGGGCCGGGCCAGAGCCTGTACCGGCCGACCGCCTGCCGCTGCTGGTGGAGTGGGGAGACATGTGGATCCATGCCTGGCAGGCCCTGCAGCGTCAGCGTCTGGGTTCGCCACGCCAGTGGTGGGCACGCCTGCGACACCAGCAAACCCGGCAGGCCTGGTGGCGCCGGCCCGTGGTGTGGGCCGCGTCTGCGCTGCTGGTGCTGGCAGCCTGGCCGGTGCATTTGACGGTGTTGGCCCCCGGCGAGCTGGTGGCCGCACAGCCGGTCGTGCTGCGCGCCCCCATGGATGGGGTGGTGGAGCAGATCCATGTGCAGCCCAACGAGATGGTGCAAGAAGGTCAGCTGCTGTTCAGCCTGGACGAAGCGCAAATTGCCAGCAGGCTGGAAGTGTCGCAGCAGGCCTTGCAGACGGCCGAGGCCGAATACCGCCAGTTTGCCCAGCTGGCACTGGGCGATATGCGCTCCAAATCCCAGCTGGCGGCCCTGGCCGGCAAGATTGGGGAGCGGCGCGCCGAGCAGGCCTTTTTGACCGAACAACGCCAGCGCGCCCAGGTCCTGGCGCCGCGTGCCGGCATGGTGCTGTTTGACGCGCCCACGGAATGGATAGGCAAGCCGGTGCAGACTGGCGAGCGCGTGATGCGCATTGCACAGCCGGATGTGGTGGAGGTGGAAGCCTGGCTGCCGATTGGCGATGCCATTGCACTTCAGGTCGGTGCTCCGGTGCAGCTGTATCTGGCTGCAGACCCGCTGCAAGCCGTGCAGGCGCAGCTGCGGTATATGGCGTATGACGCCGTGGCCCGCCCGGATGGTGCCTACGCCTACCGTGTGCGTGCCGGACTGCTGCAGCCGGGTGCACAGCGCATAGGCCTCAAAGGTACGGCCAAGCTGCAAGGGGAGAAGGTCAGCCTGGCGTACTGGATGGTGCGCAAGCCCTGGGCCAGTATTCGCCAGTGGGTGGCGCTGTGATCGGGCAGCCCCAGGCCTGGCAGCCGCTGCGTGAGGAGCTGGATTTGTTGGCAGGGCCGGTGCTGGCCGATGGCCAGCCCAGTTGGACCTTGCATGACCCGGTGCGCAATCTGTTTTTTCAGCTCGATTGGGCCAGCTTTGAAGTGCTGCGCCGCTGGCATATGGCCGATGCCCAGGCCATTGCCCGTGATGTAGGGGGCCACACCACCTTGCATGTGAGCGCGGCCGATGTCGAGGTGTTGCAGCAGTTTTTGCAGGGCAATGAGTTGCTGCAACCTCCGCTGCATGGCGCTTCGGCACTGGATGCGCAGTGGCAGCGCCGGCGTGCGGGCTGGTCGCAGTGGTTGCTGCACAACTACCTGTTTTTTCGGGTGCCGCTGCTGCGCCCGGACCGCTGGCTGACACGCTGGGCACCGCGTCTGGATTTTTTGTTTCGCCCAGGCTTTTGGTGGCTGACGCTGGCCGCGTTGCTGTGGGGGCTGTGGGGCGTGGCCCGCTCCTGGGAGGTGTTTCGTGCCACCTTGGTGGACATGTGGAGCCTGCAAGGCCTGCTGGCCTATGGTGTCACGCTGCTGGGTGTGAAGTGTCTGCATGAGGTGGGCCATGGCATCACCGCCAAACGCTATGGCTGCAAGGTGCCGGCCATGGGCGTCGCTTTTTTGGTGTTGTGGCCGGTGGCCTATACCGATACCAACGAGGTCTGGAAACTGACGCGCCGCGACCAGCGCCTGAAAGTGGCCGCAGCCGGCATCACCACCGAGCTCTTGATCGCCGTATGGGCCTTGCTGGCCTGGCTGTGGCTGCCCGAGGGCTGGCCTAAGTCCTCGGCGTTTTTGCTGGCCACCACCACCTGGGTGAGCACGGTGCTGATCAATGCCAGCCCCTTCATGCGTTTTGACGGCTATTTTCTGCTGTCTGACTATTTGCAGCTGCCCAATTTGCACAGCCGTGCATTTGCCCTGGCGCGCTGGGATTTGCGCGAGCGACTGTTTGCACTGGGCGAAGCGCCACCCGAGCACTTTGGGCCCACGCGCCAGCGCCTGCTGATTGTCTTTGCCTGGGTCACATGGATTTATCGCCTGGTGCTGTTCCTGGGGATTGCGGCCCTGGTCTACCACTTCTTTATCAAGGCGGTGGGTATTTTGCTTTTTGGAGTCGAGATCTTGTGGTTCATCGCCAAACCCCTGTGGTCCGAGTTGAAAGCCTGGCACGAGCGCGGGGCGCAGATTGCACGCAGCCGGCGTGCACGCCGCAGTGCGCTGGTGTTGCTGGGCCTGTTGGCGTTGCTGGTGGTGCCTTGGCCGGTGCCGGTGCACAGCAGCGGCATGCTGCAAGCCACTGCGCAGTGGCAGCTGCATGCGCCCGAGGCCGCGCAACTGGTGCAAAAGCCCCTGGACGAGGGCAGCTTGGTGACGGCGGACACCCACCTGTTTGCCCTGGCATCGCCGGTGCTGCAGGCCGCGGCCCTGAGCAACCAGGCGCGTTTGCAGCAGGTGGTGCAGCAATCGGCCGCAGCAGGCATGGATGGCGAGCTGCGGCGGGATTGGCAAGTCTGGCAGGACCGCCAGGCCGAAGCCCTGGCGCAGCAGGCCGCCTTGGACGCCGATGCGGCGCGCTACCAGGTGCAGGCTGGCGGCAGCGGGATGCTGCGCGATGTGGACCCGGATTTGCAAGCCGGTGCATGGCTGGCCCGCAGAGAGCTGCTGGGCCGTGTTGTGGACACGCAGCGCCTGGAGGTGGTGGCCTATGTTGAGGAGCAAGCGTTACACCGCATACGGCCGGGCGATAGCGGGTTGTTCATCACCGAAGGATCTGGCAGCAAGACCCTGGCGTTGCGCGTGCGCAGCATCGACCAAGATGCCAGCCGCAGCTTGAATGAAGGCGCACTGGCCGCACCGGCCGGCGGCAATGTGCCGGTGCGCAGCCAGCAAGAGATTCTCTACCCCGAGCAGCCGGTGTACCGAGTGGTGTTGGACGTGGTGCCGGGCGAGGCCCTTCCTGCCTGGGCGGGCCAGCATCGCTGGCGTGGCCGGGTCAGCATACGGGGCGCTTGGGAGGCCCCCAGTGCGCAGTTTGTGCGCAGCGCCGCCAGCGTGTTCTGGCGTGAGGCGGGGTTTTAGAACCGCTCACACAAGCCTCGATACGTCGTTGCTCAGCCTTGTCGTACGAGGTGTACTGCCTACGGCCTCACGCCTCGTCTCGACCGCAAACCTATGGTTTGCTGGGTTGTGTGAGCGGCTCTTAAGCTTGCTCGGCCAGCAGCTCCTGTAGCGTCTTGACCTGCAGGCGCAGGCGCTCGTTCTCGGCTTCCAGCTCGGTCACGCGGGCCTGCAGTTCTTCGGCCGATGCGGGCGCAGCGGCCTCTGCACCGTCCTCGGTCATGGGCTTTTCGGCTTTGTCTGCTTTCGGCTTTTTCTTGGCGTCGCGCACGCGCTTGGCGCCTTGCTTCAGGCCGTCGGCGCCTTCGGCGGCCATGGCCTGCTGCTCTTCCAGGGGCAGGGTGGCGACCACGGCGGCGGCGTTCAGTGTCAGCTCGCCGGCGCGCACGGCGGCCACCACTTCGGGGGCGGCCTTTTCCTGGATGGTTTCAATCATCTTCACCTGGCCGGCGGACAGGCGTGCGGCGCGGGCCAGGGCTTCGCGGGTGTCCAGGGCCTGCTCGGGCACCTTGGGTACATTGGCCAGGGCCTGGGCCACCACGGGGTCGGTATCGCCTTCCCAGGGGGCTTCGCTGGCGGCTTCACCAGCGCCGGCCTTGGCGGCATTCACGGCAGCAGCGGCAGCGGCGCGGCGCTCGGCAATGATTTCGCGCTTGCGCAGGGCCAGCACACCGCGCTGAAAGTCGGAGACGGAGCGACGGCCCAGGTGCTGGTCGATCATCCACAGGTGGATGTCTTCCATGTTCTGAAAGCGCTCGTTCTGTATGGTCTTGAAGGGCAGACCGTGCTTTTGGCAGATGCCGAAGCGGTTGTGGCCGTCCACCAGGATGTTGCCCCACAGCACCAGCGCATCGCGGCAGCCTTCGTCGAGGATGCTGCGCTCCAGCGCCTCATGTTCGTCGGGGGTCAGGGGGTCGATATAGGCCTTGAGTTCGGGCAGAACCTGGATTTCTTCGGGATTCACTTGTCGTTCCTTGTCTTCAGGCAAATTCAGGCAAAAAGAGCTAAAGGCCCCGCAGGGCCTTTAAAAACAGGAGCATATCCAGCCTATATGCTGCGGGTTTCAAATGTGTTTCATACTGAAAACCGCCGTGTATAAGCGCAGATAGCTATGGTTCTAGAGCGTGTTTACGACCTCCGTAGAGATCGTAAACACGCTCTTACGCTTGCTCGGGCTGCAGCAAGCGGGCGATCAGCGCCCCTTCCCACGGGCCTTCCAGGGGCACGCGCACACGGATGGGGTTGCCCTGGGCCACTTGCACCGGCGCGCCTTCCAGATTGAACATCTGCGTGAGCTTGACGGTGCGGTTGCCGCTGGGGTGGATGACCTCTATGGTATCGCCCACGGCAAAGCGGTTCATGGTTTCGATCTCCACCATGCCGTTTTCATAGCCACGCACCTGGCCCACAAAGTGGCTGCGCTGCAGCACCGAGGTGCCGGTTTCGTAGTTCTGGTAGTCGTTGGCGGGGCGGCGCTCCAGCAGGCCGCCGGTGTAGCCACGGTTGGCCAGGCCTTCGAGCTCGGTGATCAGATGCGGGTTGAAGGGGCGACCAGCCGCGGCGTCATCGATGGCGCGGCGGTAGGTTTGCGCGGTGCGGGCCACGTAGTACAGGCTCTTGGTGCGGCCCTCGATCTTGAGCGAATCCACACCGATCTTGGTCAGGCGCTCCACATGCTCGATGGCGCGCAAGTCCTTGGAGTTCATGATGTAGGTGCCATGCTCATCTTCCATGATGGGCATCATCTCGCCGGGCCGGCCTTTTTCTTCCAGCAGGTAGATGGCGTCGGCCTTGGGGTGGCGGTTGCCGTCGCCGCAGGTGCTGGTGAACTGGTTGTCCAGATCGTTCTTGGCGTCTTCAAAGTTGAAGCCCGCTTCCATACTCTGGCCCAGGGCCTCGCCGGTGTTGGGGTCGACCTGCGCGTCATGCGTTTTGTAGTCCCAGCGGCAGGCATTGGTGCAAGTGCCCTGGTTGGGGTCGCGGCGGTTGAAGTAGCCCGAGAGCAGGCAGCGGCCGGAGTAGGCAATGCACAGCGCGCCGTGCACAAACACTTCCAGCTCCATATCGGGGCATTCCTGGCGGATTTTTTCGATCTCGTCCAGGCTCAGCTCGCGCGAGAGGATGATGCGCTCCACGCCCATCTTCTGCCAGAACTTGACGGTGGCGTAGTTGGTGGTGTTGGCCTGCACGGACAGGTGAATCACCGCCTCGGGCCATTTTTCCTTGACCATCATGAT comes from Comamonas sp. GB3 AK4-5 and encodes:
- a CDS encoding efflux RND transporter periplasmic adaptor subunit — its product is MNASITTGRVHPAALLLELGHRARQSATVQELEFLLVNDSRLLLPYRQAVWWTHQWGVQALSGVVQPDRNVPYAQWVAQVCRHLVQQQSAACVLTAVDLPPDLASQWAQWWPAHAVWLPMHLKSGAGEAAAAGVLWAGPEPVPADRLPLLVEWGDMWIHAWQALQRQRLGSPRQWWARLRHQQTRQAWWRRPVVWAASALLVLAAWPVHLTVLAPGELVAAQPVVLRAPMDGVVEQIHVQPNEMVQEGQLLFSLDEAQIASRLEVSQQALQTAEAEYRQFAQLALGDMRSKSQLAALAGKIGERRAEQAFLTEQRQRAQVLAPRAGMVLFDAPTEWIGKPVQTGERVMRIAQPDVVEVEAWLPIGDAIALQVGAPVQLYLAADPLQAVQAQLRYMAYDAVARPDGAYAYRVRAGLLQPGAQRIGLKGTAKLQGEKVSLAYWMVRKPWASIRQWVAL
- a CDS encoding plasmid replication/partition related protein produces the protein MNPEEIQVLPELKAYIDPLTPDEHEALERSILDEGCRDALVLWGNILVDGHNRFGICQKHGLPFKTIQNERFQNMEDIHLWMIDQHLGRRSVSDFQRGVLALRKREIIAERRAAAAAAVNAAKAGAGEAASEAPWEGDTDPVVAQALANVPKVPEQALDTREALARAARLSAGQVKMIETIQEKAAPEVVAAVRAGELTLNAAAVVATLPLEEQQAMAAEGADGLKQGAKRVRDAKKKPKADKAEKPMTEDGAEAAAPASAEELQARVTELEAENERLRLQVKTLQELLAEQA
- the yegQ gene encoding tRNA 5-hydroxyuridine modification protein YegQ: MTLKAPELLLPAGSLDKMRAAYDFGADAVYAGQPRYSLRARNNEFRLEQIAQGIQEAHQRGKKFFLTSNVIAHNDKIRTYLRDIEPIIAMKPDALIMADPGLIMMVKEKWPEAVIHLSVQANTTNYATVKFWQKMGVERIILSRELSLDEIEKIRQECPDMELEVFVHGALCIAYSGRCLLSGYFNRRDPNQGTCTNACRWDYKTHDAQVDPNTGEALGQSMEAGFNFEDAKNDLDNQFTSTCGDGNRHPKADAIYLLEEKGRPGEMMPIMEDEHGTYIMNSKDLRAIEHVERLTKIGVDSLKIEGRTKSLYYVARTAQTYRRAIDDAAAGRPFNPHLITELEGLANRGYTGGLLERRPANDYQNYETGTSVLQRSHFVGQVRGYENGMVEIETMNRFAVGDTIEVIHPSGNRTVKLTQMFNLEGAPVQVAQGNPIRVRVPLEGPWEGALIARLLQPEQA
- a CDS encoding HlyD family efflux transporter periplasmic adaptor subunit; translated protein: MIGQPQAWQPLREELDLLAGPVLADGQPSWTLHDPVRNLFFQLDWASFEVLRRWHMADAQAIARDVGGHTTLHVSAADVEVLQQFLQGNELLQPPLHGASALDAQWQRRRAGWSQWLLHNYLFFRVPLLRPDRWLTRWAPRLDFLFRPGFWWLTLAALLWGLWGVARSWEVFRATLVDMWSLQGLLAYGVTLLGVKCLHEVGHGITAKRYGCKVPAMGVAFLVLWPVAYTDTNEVWKLTRRDQRLKVAAAGITTELLIAVWALLAWLWLPEGWPKSSAFLLATTTWVSTVLINASPFMRFDGYFLLSDYLQLPNLHSRAFALARWDLRERLFALGEAPPEHFGPTRQRLLIVFAWVTWIYRLVLFLGIAALVYHFFIKAVGILLFGVEILWFIAKPLWSELKAWHERGAQIARSRRARRSALVLLGLLALLVVPWPVPVHSSGMLQATAQWQLHAPEAAQLVQKPLDEGSLVTADTHLFALASPVLQAAALSNQARLQQVVQQSAAAGMDGELRRDWQVWQDRQAEALAQQAALDADAARYQVQAGGSGMLRDVDPDLQAGAWLARRELLGRVVDTQRLEVVAYVEEQALHRIRPGDSGLFITEGSGSKTLALRVRSIDQDASRSLNEGALAAPAGGNVPVRSQQEILYPEQPVYRVVLDVVPGEALPAWAGQHRWRGRVSIRGAWEAPSAQFVRSAASVFWREAGF
- a CDS encoding Ig-like domain-containing protein, giving the protein MTTPHKPFWRRWMQASTASNATLLTGKTPNGPVSAMRPLALEQRFMFDGAGAVDAVHAAHAVADGVTTTTDAAADTTSALRHALMAEVPAADSQRQEVVVLNATGVNPPILVSATFSDSALKIGETSTVTFVFSTAVTSFTTADLTTPNGQITSLSSGDGGTTWTGTFTPNAGVTDSTNVITVDLSGVTSVSGGFVGSGTADSSNYAIDTLAPSVSSVSATTANGSYVAGQSVDITVNFNDNVTVSGTPQLTLETGSSDRVVNYLSGSGTNTLTFRYTIQAGDTSLDLDYVNSNALTLNGGAIRDSAGNDATLTLAAPGTAGSLGANKAIVIDSAPSISNLSGDSVAWPGAGNTVTLDVASNATLSDAEFGALNSGNGNWSGGSLTVQRAGTAASADVFGFNTSGALFTVSGGNLQSNGLTFATFTSTGGVLAITFTSSGTTATTALAQDVLQRITYRNDTPAGDATIRFSVNDGISTTTADVTVASDTIYVTNAIDTSTIDVSDGVSFSEAIAIAAADITGKQTIVIDASLAGQTVSISAATALNENLTLDLGLAHGVTLAGGSLAIGAGFNLEVVIGSGNTATIAATLTNLGSFTKSGAGTLTLSGANTYTGTTTVSAGVLELNGGLALSNNNSVSVSSGAELKVSNSEEIGALSGSGTVRVSTSQTLTVGNVVSSIFSGSLTGNGGLTVSQTMGNTNTLTLNGDNTGLGAQIRVINYGRLIVDGENAIGDNTSVTVNSNAIFTLSSNQTIGSLASNLSTASIQLGSFTLTVGGNHTSTTVSGVISGTGSLVKQGSGTLTLDSGSNSYSGGTTLSAGVLSVQAGGALGSGAITFNGGAMDIGTTTPLTFANMVQMTSAGTIRFIEDAEATFSGAFTGSGALTVTGAAGGAREVLTLSNSANSAGWSGTMTATNATFQVAADSMLSSGSITLNNGSVLLTTAATTIDNAVNIGGAAILYSNSGALVLSGVVSGSGALTTGGTVGTSVTLSGSNTHSGSVTVAAGKLILSGGSAVGDTSAVTISNSSTLELAANETIGSLAGTSGTILTLGSNALTIGGNNSNTTFAGSIGGTGGGLTKIGSGTLTLSGINTNTGAIQISAGGLTVSGGSAIANTASVTVSSGATFTLSTNETIGSLAGAGTVELGSSTLSSGSTGVSTTFSGTATGTGNLTKTGSGTLTLSGTNSYTNTTVSGGGTVSITDASNIGTGTITIGNGSILLVTGDNVTLSNNFTSAAGGGKISNANAVTLSGVVSGGSLFTKEGAGVLTLSAANTLNGGTEVSAGTLMLTGSLTATNHVTVMSGATLAGTGTITAVTTVTVASGATLAPGITGVNNGVGTLTINGNLVMASGSTLAVDINGSTAGSGYDQVIVNGTVSVSGATLAASHSYTASNGDTYRIVDNDAADGTTGTFSGMAEGSTLTAAGNGTVLTGSYIGGDGNDFTLTAPVAPVVTGVSSSTANGTYKIGDVVTITVTFDTTVWVTGIPQLQLETGATDHWLDYVSGSGTDTLTFSYTVQAGDSSADLDYVSSSALVLNGGTIRSGANTDALLNLANPGAAGSLGGNKALVIDGVRPTATIVVANGNMGIGSTSLVTITFSEAVAGFTNADLTVDNGTLSAVSSGDGGITWTATFAPAAGISNATNVIRLNNSGVTDMVGNGGSGSTDSNNYVIDQQPPTATSIVPENTSANSNAVSFTVTFSEDVSGVDRSDFSLVPTGSASGQIASVLQINARTYTVHVQGLSGEGTVRLDLNSSGTGIVDQAGNAIVGGIQGSIHYVDCVAPAVTSVNVPANGTYIPGQNLDFTVNFSENVAVDTTSGTPRIAVTLDTGGTVYANYVSGSGSSALVFRMTVASGQLDSNGISLGSAVQLNGGSIRDTAGNDTVVTLNSVASTTEVHVDGVVPEVASVTVPADGSYKAGDVLTFTVNASESVLVDTQSGTPRLRLDVGGSTRYASYVSGSGSAALVFTYIVQAGDNDGDGIALAGTLDLNGGAVRDAAGNPLAMALNAVGATAGIVVDTTAPTASLSLDKSLLNAQGTAQLTVRFSEAVTGLTTADFTVANGTLSNLRSADGGITWTATFTPNADITGGTNLITLNNTAVTDLAGNAGSGTTDSNNYAIDTERPTATITVADSSLIAGQTSQVTITFSEAVTGLTTTDFTVANGTLSNLRSADGGITWTATFTPTAGITGGTNLITLDNTGVQDGAGNTGMGTTSSNSYAIDTVLPDQPVLQVESNVEGKATVRVDALVAGGHWEYSLDGGQTWAAGQGNSVILQGAGVYALQVRQSSAVGNMSTASLLSIEVFPVVVPPTVAWPSFESAWGGSLPGAFGASTGASAWGLGGEPPAESAGSHTFFALGNSDGRVWGTSGLSSFFSGGVASENQELSHGFLGVGHSGAGVFGASTLSGLFGLAMPESGKADPGPVVRNAVDALEAGAGQQVDWQVPPTLFGHSDPLASVQLSMTQADGRALPAWLKFDARTGKLTGTMPEGFRGELVLRLTARDSQGHAVHTPIKLKAAEAAPVARTGVAEQLQHAAQLRAGQMTAQRLHI